From Streptomyces cyaneogriseus subsp. noncyanogenus, the proteins below share one genomic window:
- a CDS encoding NHLP family bacteriocin export ABC transporter peptidase/permease/ATPase subunit, giving the protein MTADLKTRGRRRAAPPKRTVPKARAKTVRTPTVLQMEAVECGAASLAMVLGHYGRHVPLEELRIACGVSRDGSRASNLLKAARGYGLTAKGMQMDLAALAEVTAPAILFWEFNHYVVYDGMGRRFGRRGVYINDPGKGRRFVPLEEFDGSFTGVVLVMEPGEGFTRGGRRPGVLGAMPARLRGTAGTLPAAVLASLLLVAVGAAVPALSRTYIDEFLIGHQTSLLGVLFTSMAACVLLTVVLTWLQQANLLRGRLISSTLSSARFLRHLLRLPVTFFSQRSPADLVQRLQSNDAVAETLARDLAAAGVDAVVVVLYALLMYTYDPQLTFVGIGVALLNIVAMRVVIRLRATRTAKLRADSARLTNTSYTGLQLIETMKATGGEDGYFRKWAGQHATTLEEQQRLGVPSAWLGVVAPTLATFNSALILWIGGTRAVEGHISVGLLVAFQALVARFTAPLTRLNGVAGRIQDFAADVARLKDVENFQADPLYGRPGAGDSTRRLQGHVELENITFGYNPLDKPLLSGFDLIVGPGQQVALVGGSGSGKSTVSRLISGLYTPWEGVIRIDGRRIEDIPRGALAASVSFVDQEVFLFEGTVRDNVALWDPSIPDDAVVEALRDAALYDVVMRRPGGIHSRVEQDGRNFSGGQRQRLEIARALVRRPSILVLDEVTSALDAETEQVVMDNLRKRGCACVVIAHRLSTVRDSDEIVVLQHGTVVERGRHEELVARGGAYAALVRER; this is encoded by the coding sequence GTGACCGCCGACCTGAAGACCCGGGGCAGACGCCGTGCCGCCCCGCCCAAGCGCACGGTGCCCAAGGCGCGGGCGAAGACCGTCCGCACCCCGACCGTGCTGCAAATGGAGGCCGTCGAGTGCGGCGCCGCCTCCCTGGCGATGGTGCTCGGCCACTACGGCCGCCACGTCCCGCTGGAGGAACTGCGCATCGCCTGCGGTGTCTCCCGGGACGGCTCGCGCGCCAGCAACCTGCTCAAGGCGGCCCGCGGTTACGGCCTGACCGCCAAGGGCATGCAGATGGACCTGGCCGCGCTCGCCGAGGTGACCGCGCCGGCCATCCTGTTCTGGGAGTTCAACCACTACGTCGTCTACGACGGCATGGGCCGCCGCTTCGGCCGCCGCGGGGTGTACATCAACGACCCCGGCAAGGGGCGCCGGTTCGTGCCGCTGGAGGAGTTCGACGGCAGCTTCACCGGCGTCGTGCTGGTCATGGAGCCCGGCGAGGGCTTCACCCGCGGCGGGCGCAGGCCGGGTGTGCTGGGCGCCATGCCGGCCCGGCTGCGCGGCACCGCCGGCACCCTGCCCGCCGCGGTGCTGGCCAGCCTGCTGCTGGTGGCCGTCGGCGCGGCGGTGCCCGCGCTCAGCCGCACCTACATCGACGAGTTCCTCATCGGCCACCAGACCTCGCTGCTGGGCGTGCTGTTCACGTCGATGGCGGCGTGCGTGCTGCTCACCGTCGTCCTGACCTGGCTCCAGCAGGCCAACCTGCTGCGCGGCCGGCTCATCTCCTCGACCCTGTCCAGCGCCCGCTTCCTGCGCCATCTGCTGCGGCTGCCGGTGACCTTCTTCTCCCAGCGCAGTCCGGCCGACCTGGTGCAGCGGCTCCAGTCCAACGACGCGGTGGCCGAGACCCTGGCCCGCGACCTGGCGGCGGCGGGCGTGGACGCGGTGGTCGTCGTCCTGTACGCGCTGCTGATGTACACCTACGACCCCCAGCTGACGTTCGTCGGCATCGGCGTGGCGCTGCTGAACATCGTGGCGATGCGGGTCGTCATCCGGCTGCGCGCCACCCGCACCGCGAAACTGCGGGCGGACAGCGCGCGGCTCACCAACACCTCGTACACCGGCCTGCAGCTGATCGAGACGATGAAGGCGACCGGCGGCGAGGACGGCTACTTCCGCAAGTGGGCCGGGCAGCACGCCACGACCCTGGAGGAGCAGCAGCGGCTCGGCGTGCCGAGCGCCTGGCTGGGCGTGGTGGCGCCGACGCTCGCCACCTTCAACAGCGCGCTGATCCTGTGGATCGGCGGCACGCGCGCGGTGGAGGGCCACATCTCGGTCGGGCTGCTGGTCGCCTTCCAGGCGCTGGTGGCCCGCTTCACCGCCCCGCTGACCCGTCTGAACGGCGTCGCGGGCCGCATCCAGGACTTCGCGGCCGACGTGGCCCGTCTGAAGGACGTGGAGAACTTCCAGGCCGACCCGCTCTACGGCCGCCCCGGCGCCGGCGACTCCACGCGCCGCCTCCAGGGCCATGTCGAGCTGGAGAACATCACCTTCGGCTACAACCCCCTCGACAAGCCCCTGCTCAGCGGCTTCGACCTGATCGTCGGGCCGGGGCAGCAGGTGGCGCTGGTCGGCGGCTCGGGCAGCGGCAAGTCCACGGTGTCCCGGCTGATCTCGGGCCTGTACACGCCGTGGGAAGGCGTGATCCGCATCGACGGCCGGCGGATCGAGGACATCCCGCGCGGGGCGCTGGCGGCCTCCGTCTCCTTCGTCGACCAGGAGGTGTTCCTCTTCGAGGGCACGGTCCGCGACAACGTGGCGCTGTGGGACCCGTCCATCCCCGACGACGCGGTGGTGGAGGCGCTGCGGGACGCGGCCCTGTACGACGTGGTCATGCGCCGCCCCGGCGGCATCCACAGCCGGGTCGAGCAGGACGGCCGCAACTTCTCCGGCGGTCAGCGCCAGCGCCTGGAGATCGCGCGGGCGCTGGTGCGCCGGCCCAGCATCCTCGTCCTGGACGAGGTGACGAGCGCGCTGGACGCCGAGACCGAACAGGTGGTCATGGACAACCTGCGCAAGCGGGGCTGCGCCTGTGTGGTGATCGCGCACCGGCTCAGCACCGTGCGCGACAGCGACGAGATCGTCGTGCTCCAGCACGGCACGGTCGTGGAGCGCGGGCGGCACGAGGAGCTGGTGGCGCGCGGCGGCGCGTACGCGGCACTGGTCAGGGAGCGGTGA
- a CDS encoding HlyD family efflux transporter periplasmic adaptor subunit, whose product MQFRQQALAKLQSPDELDLPVRFARPQGWLVLSVTVVAMAAASVWAVTGSVASTVSAPAVLTHGQGSYVLQSPVSGQVTAVLAEQGERLPAGAPVLKVRTAEGETVVRALDAGRVSALAATIGQIVQTGANVAAVEKVAHARDPLYATVYVPAENAAEIRAGAAVDLTVQSVPSQEYGVLRGHVKSVDRSAQSAQQIGAFLGDSQLGEQFTKEGRPVAVTVRLDTSSATKSGYEWSTAGGPPYALTSMTLATGSIRLADQRPVDWLLP is encoded by the coding sequence GTGCAGTTCCGCCAGCAGGCCCTCGCCAAGCTCCAGTCGCCGGACGAGCTCGATCTGCCGGTGCGGTTCGCCCGCCCGCAGGGCTGGCTCGTCCTCTCCGTGACCGTCGTCGCGATGGCCGCCGCGTCCGTGTGGGCGGTGACCGGCTCGGTCGCCTCCACCGTCAGCGCGCCCGCCGTCCTCACCCACGGCCAGGGCAGCTATGTGTTGCAGAGCCCGGTCTCCGGCCAGGTCACCGCCGTCCTCGCCGAACAGGGCGAGCGGCTGCCCGCCGGCGCGCCGGTGCTGAAGGTCCGTACCGCCGAGGGCGAGACGGTGGTCCGCGCCCTCGACGCGGGCCGGGTCAGCGCGCTCGCCGCCACCATCGGCCAGATCGTGCAGACCGGTGCGAACGTCGCCGCCGTCGAGAAGGTCGCCCACGCCCGGGACCCCCTGTACGCCACCGTGTACGTCCCCGCCGAGAACGCCGCGGAGATCCGGGCGGGCGCCGCCGTGGACCTGACCGTGCAGTCGGTGCCCTCCCAGGAGTACGGCGTCCTGCGCGGCCATGTGAAGTCGGTGGACCGCTCGGCCCAGTCCGCACAGCAGATCGGCGCGTTCCTCGGCGACAGCCAGCTCGGCGAGCAGTTCACCAAGGAGGGCAGGCCGGTCGCCGTGACGGTCCGTCTCGACACCTCCTCCGCCACGAAGAGCGGCTACGAGTGGTCGACGGCCGGGGGACCGCCGTACGCCCTCACCTCCATGACCCTGGCCACGGGCTCGATCCGGCTGGCCGACCAGCGTCCCGTCGATTGGCTGCTGCCGTGA
- a CDS encoding SpoIIE family protein phosphatase, translating to MVGVSDRQSTPGEPAGSGPAVGRSALSLALASMMEEVHAHAGAVYLLSAERRVLEMAVIAGLPRSFAAPWERVPMTARIPVADAVRERRLVWVGGEEEMARRYPRVAVVLPYPFALAALPVAAGSTVYGGVFLTWPGTRPAELSEREREQLAAACDRLALRLERGAGARPPAPHQPEPAAAPAAGGVARSLGALEAVRMAGRLPYGLCSLDTHGRVGFVNPAAAELLGVPADRLLGTPLWAAVPWLNDPVYEDRYRAALLSQHTASFVALRPPGEWLSFRLYPSRNGVSVRIGLARGMSGAGRAGAGADAGPGRAPAETPSRLVTIAQVLSLAGALTEAADVQDVVRLVADEIAPTLGSQALVLLGSRAGRMHVLGHRGYPDPYVVERFDGMPLTEHTPGTQVLRTGVPAFLECAEQLEHLYPVRRATPDGFAAWAYLPLIASGRPVGTWVLAYARPHPFPAEERAVLTSLAGLVAQALDRALLFDAKHRLAHGLQEALLPHSLPSLPGIEAAARYLPATRGMDIGGDFYDLVPVEGMAAAVIGDVQGHNVTAAGLMGQIRTAVRAYTAVGQTPEEVMRRTNRLLIDLGSDLFASCLYLRIDPARRRAVLSRAGHPPPLLRRPDGRVRVLDLAGGPLLGIDASAAYPASEVDLSPGSLLVLYTDGLVESPGVDLEDALADLGRRLGQAGDLPLDALADTLVRHVADAEERIDDIALLLLRTREG from the coding sequence GTGGTCGGGGTGAGCGACCGGCAGTCGACCCCCGGGGAGCCCGCGGGTTCCGGGCCGGCGGTCGGCCGGTCCGCGCTCTCCCTGGCGCTGGCCTCGATGATGGAGGAGGTCCACGCGCACGCCGGTGCCGTGTATCTGCTCTCGGCGGAGCGGCGGGTGCTGGAGATGGCGGTGATAGCGGGGCTTCCCCGGTCGTTCGCGGCCCCCTGGGAACGGGTCCCCATGACCGCGCGGATCCCGGTGGCCGACGCCGTGCGCGAACGGCGGCTGGTCTGGGTCGGCGGCGAGGAGGAGATGGCCCGGCGCTATCCGCGGGTCGCGGTGGTCCTGCCCTACCCGTTCGCCCTGGCCGCGCTCCCGGTGGCGGCCGGGTCCACCGTGTACGGCGGGGTGTTCCTGACCTGGCCGGGCACGCGCCCCGCGGAGCTGTCGGAGCGGGAGCGGGAGCAACTGGCGGCCGCCTGTGACCGGCTGGCGCTCCGGCTGGAGCGCGGGGCGGGGGCGCGTCCGCCCGCACCGCACCAGCCGGAGCCGGCCGCCGCGCCGGCCGCGGGGGGTGTCGCCAGGTCGCTCGGTGCCCTGGAGGCCGTGCGGATGGCGGGCCGGCTGCCGTACGGACTGTGCTCGCTGGACACGCACGGGCGCGTGGGCTTCGTCAATCCGGCGGCGGCCGAACTGCTGGGCGTACCGGCCGACAGGCTGCTCGGCACCCCGCTGTGGGCGGCCGTGCCGTGGCTGAACGACCCCGTGTACGAGGACCGTTACCGGGCGGCGCTGCTCAGCCAGCACACGGCCTCGTTCGTGGCGCTGCGCCCGCCCGGCGAGTGGCTGTCGTTCCGGCTGTACCCGAGCCGGAACGGGGTGAGCGTCCGCATCGGCCTGGCCCGGGGGATGTCCGGGGCCGGACGGGCCGGTGCCGGGGCCGACGCCGGGCCCGGCCGGGCGCCGGCCGAGACGCCGTCCCGCCTGGTGACCATCGCGCAGGTGCTGAGCCTGGCCGGGGCGCTGACCGAGGCGGCGGACGTGCAGGACGTGGTGCGGCTCGTCGCGGACGAGATCGCCCCGACGCTGGGCAGCCAGGCCCTGGTGCTCCTCGGCTCACGGGCGGGCCGGATGCACGTGCTGGGGCACCGGGGCTATCCGGATCCCTACGTCGTGGAACGGTTCGACGGGATGCCGCTGACCGAGCACACGCCCGGCACCCAGGTCCTGCGCACGGGGGTGCCCGCCTTCCTGGAGTGCGCGGAGCAGCTCGAGCACCTGTATCCGGTCCGGCGGGCGACCCCGGACGGCTTCGCGGCCTGGGCCTATCTGCCGCTGATCGCCTCCGGCCGCCCGGTGGGCACCTGGGTGCTGGCCTATGCCCGGCCGCATCCGTTCCCGGCGGAGGAGCGGGCGGTGCTGACCAGTCTGGCCGGGCTGGTCGCCCAGGCCCTGGACCGCGCCCTGCTGTTCGACGCCAAGCACCGCCTGGCCCACGGGCTCCAGGAGGCCCTGCTGCCGCACTCGCTGCCGTCCCTGCCGGGCATCGAGGCGGCCGCCCGCTATCTGCCGGCCACCCGGGGCATGGACATCGGCGGCGACTTCTACGATCTGGTGCCGGTCGAGGGCATGGCCGCCGCGGTGATCGGGGACGTGCAGGGCCACAACGTGACCGCGGCCGGGCTGATGGGGCAGATCCGCACCGCCGTCCGCGCGTACACGGCCGTCGGCCAGACGCCGGAGGAGGTCATGCGCCGGACCAACCGGCTGCTGATCGACCTGGGCAGCGATCTGTTCGCGAGCTGTCTGTACCTGCGGATCGACCCGGCCCGCCGACGGGCCGTGCTGTCCCGCGCGGGACACCCTCCGCCCCTGCTGCGGCGGCCGGACGGGCGGGTGCGGGTCCTCGATCTGGCCGGCGGTCCGCTGCTGGGCATCGACGCGTCGGCGGCGTACCCCGCGTCGGAGGTCGACCTCTCCCCCGGCTCCCTGCTCGTCCTCTACACCGACGGCCTGGTGGAGTCGCCCGGCGTCGACCTCGAGGACGCCCTCGCCGACCTGGGGCGGCGCCTCGGGCAGGCCGGGGACCTGCCGCTGGACGCGCTCGCCGACACCCTGGTGCGGCATGTCGCGGACGCGGAGGAGCGCATCGACGACATCGCCCTGTTGCTGCTGAGGACGCGGGAAGGGTGA
- a CDS encoding SpoIIE family protein phosphatase, protein MVGESAAAGRGTRIRRAESALRAITSGPDTADRLRRVLEQALVFAGASFAGVYAPGGDTGLLCLVESAGVPGSLYGLREGYPVSGHSPVADAHRDGRPVRLGPGDVAGRAESRRAPCGEFSLEALPVRRDGGGCLLAVTEDPGGFGPDARACLERIAEAVTCPAPAAAAEGGELAPHAFRLAVDTGRVEAGHAVLDLFGLDPDRFDGRVETLLGQTVPEDLPSLMSVVEADHMSIGDRELEFRVLRPAGPPRWVRLSGRLLPGGRGLPARFAGTVADATSLRSDVTDVARVQRLAAALATAGTVRDVGRAVVAALRGPLRADRIALAELENDRLVVTVLDPPEPEAWPEVWRSQWRTEWPDAPVRAMPALAAALRGGRTRIWPAGSALEPALADVGPGGLAALPLPAGGRVAGVCLIGWDTPHDVGPDERALLTASAGLAGQALTRAHAFDAEHELVGMLQRQLLPRRLPDLPGALAVARYLPSTAGLELGGDWYDVIPLPDQHVALVIGDVQGHSAAAATLMGQMRTALRAYAVEGHPPDVVVSHANRLLADMGTDLFATCAYVDLGLEEGAAWCVRAGHLPPVLRHPDGTTEIAEVPGGPPLGVVARADFPMSPLRLRPGTVLALTTDGLVETPGTDIDDGIDRFARALAACDPAHLGPVADSLLGSARRSDDVALLLLRYDGLAVRPLRETWTVWRVPEAVRHARRFTRRTLRSWGVGRGDADAVLLAVSELVTNALVHTDGQVRLDLTLVGARLRVTVTDASPRTPVKPTGIGWEATGGRGVLLVEAVSAAWGTLPAGGGKQVWCEIPLGR, encoded by the coding sequence GTGGTCGGTGAGAGCGCTGCTGCGGGACGCGGGACGCGCATCCGGCGTGCCGAGAGCGCACTGCGGGCGATCACCTCCGGGCCGGACACGGCGGACCGGCTGCGCCGCGTCCTCGAACAGGCGCTGGTCTTCGCCGGGGCGTCGTTCGCCGGCGTCTACGCCCCCGGCGGGGACACCGGACTGCTCTGCCTGGTCGAGTCGGCCGGTGTGCCCGGGTCGCTGTACGGGCTGCGCGAGGGCTATCCCGTCTCCGGTCACTCGCCCGTGGCCGACGCCCACCGCGACGGGCGGCCGGTCCGGCTCGGCCCCGGTGACGTCGCCGGACGCGCCGAGTCGCGGCGCGCGCCGTGCGGGGAGTTCAGCCTGGAGGCCCTGCCCGTGCGGCGGGACGGCGGCGGATGCCTCCTCGCCGTCACCGAGGACCCGGGCGGCTTCGGCCCCGACGCCCGGGCGTGCCTGGAACGGATCGCCGAGGCCGTCACCTGCCCCGCCCCGGCAGCGGCGGCCGAGGGCGGGGAACTCGCACCCCACGCGTTCCGCCTCGCCGTGGACACCGGCCGGGTCGAGGCCGGCCACGCCGTCCTGGACCTGTTCGGCCTCGACCCGGACCGGTTCGACGGCAGGGTGGAGACCCTGCTGGGCCAGACCGTGCCGGAGGACCTGCCGTCGCTGATGTCGGTGGTCGAGGCCGACCACATGTCCATCGGCGACCGCGAGCTGGAGTTCCGGGTGCTGCGCCCCGCCGGTCCGCCGCGCTGGGTCCGGCTGAGCGGCCGCCTGCTGCCCGGCGGTCGGGGGCTGCCCGCGCGATTCGCCGGCACGGTCGCCGACGCCACCAGCCTGCGGTCCGACGTCACCGACGTGGCGCGCGTGCAGCGCCTGGCCGCCGCGCTGGCCACCGCGGGCACCGTCCGCGACGTCGGCCGGGCCGTCGTCGCCGCCCTGCGCGGGCCCCTGCGCGCGGACCGGATCGCCCTGGCCGAGCTGGAGAACGACCGGCTCGTCGTCACCGTCCTCGACCCGCCCGAACCCGAGGCATGGCCCGAAGTGTGGCGGTCGCAGTGGCGAACCGAGTGGCCCGACGCGCCGGTGCGCGCGATGCCCGCCCTGGCCGCCGCCCTGCGCGGGGGCCGCACCCGGATCTGGCCCGCCGGATCCGCCCTGGAACCCGCCCTCGCCGATGTCGGCCCTGGCGGCCTCGCGGCCCTGCCGCTGCCCGCCGGCGGCCGTGTCGCCGGGGTCTGCCTGATCGGCTGGGACACCCCGCACGACGTCGGTCCCGACGAACGCGCCCTGCTCACCGCCTCCGCCGGCCTGGCCGGACAGGCCCTGACGCGTGCCCACGCCTTCGACGCCGAGCACGAACTCGTCGGCATGCTCCAGCGCCAGCTACTGCCGCGGCGCCTGCCGGACCTGCCCGGCGCTCTCGCCGTCGCCCGCTATCTGCCGAGCACCGCCGGACTGGAGCTCGGCGGCGACTGGTACGACGTGATCCCGCTGCCCGACCAGCATGTCGCCCTCGTCATCGGTGACGTCCAGGGCCACAGCGCCGCCGCCGCCACCCTCATGGGCCAGATGCGCACCGCGCTGCGCGCCTACGCCGTCGAGGGGCATCCGCCGGACGTGGTGGTCTCCCACGCCAACCGGCTGCTCGCCGACATGGGCACCGACCTCTTCGCCACCTGCGCCTACGTCGATCTCGGCCTGGAGGAGGGCGCCGCCTGGTGCGTCCGCGCCGGGCACCTGCCGCCGGTGCTGCGCCACCCCGACGGCACGACGGAGATCGCCGAGGTGCCGGGCGGCCCGCCGCTCGGCGTCGTGGCGCGGGCCGACTTCCCGATGAGCCCGCTCAGGCTGCGCCCCGGCACGGTGCTCGCCCTGACCACGGACGGCCTGGTGGAGACCCCCGGCACCGACATCGACGACGGCATCGACCGGTTCGCCCGCGCGCTCGCCGCCTGCGACCCCGCCCACCTGGGGCCGGTCGCCGACTCGCTCCTCGGCAGCGCCCGCCGCAGCGACGACGTCGCCCTGCTCCTGCTGCGCTACGACGGCCTGGCCGTGCGCCCGCTGCGCGAGACCTGGACGGTGTGGCGGGTCCCCGAGGCCGTGCGCCACGCCCGGCGCTTCACCCGGCGCACGCTGCGCTCCTGGGGGGTGGGGCGCGGTGACGCGGACGCCGTCCTGCTCGCCGTCTCCGAACTGGTCACCAACGCCCTGGTGCACACCGACGGCCAGGTCCGCCTCGACCTCACCCTCGTCGGCGCCCGCCTGCGCGTCACGGTCACCGACGCCTCGCCCCGCACCCCCGTCAAACCCACCGGCATCGGCTGGGAGGCCACCGGGGGCCGCGGTGTCCTGCTCGTCGAGGCCGTGTCGGCGGCCTGGGGGACGCTCCCGGCCGGCGGAGGGAAGCAGGTCTGGTGCGAGATCCCGCTGGGCCGGTGA
- a CDS encoding CBS domain-containing protein, which produces MVQYVRDIMTSEPVTVEPQTSVVDVARIMRDEDLGAVLVTEGDRLRGLVTDRDLVIRALAEGGDPQQTTVAGACSDDVVTVRPDEELDHVVELMREHAVRRIPVVDEGHPVGIVSLGDMAMERDPESALGDISVARPNT; this is translated from the coding sequence ATGGTCCAGTACGTCCGCGACATCATGACGAGCGAACCGGTGACCGTCGAGCCGCAGACCTCCGTCGTCGACGTGGCCCGCATCATGCGGGACGAGGACCTCGGAGCCGTCCTGGTGACCGAGGGGGACCGGCTGCGCGGGCTGGTCACCGACCGGGATCTGGTGATCCGGGCGCTCGCGGAGGGCGGCGACCCGCAGCAGACCACCGTGGCCGGCGCGTGCAGCGACGACGTGGTGACCGTCCGGCCCGACGAGGAGCTGGACCACGTGGTGGAGCTGATGCGCGAGCACGCCGTGCGCCGCATCCCGGTCGTCGACGAGGGACACCCGGTGGGCATCGTCTCCCTCGGCGACATGGCCATGGAGCGCGACCCGGAGTCGGCGCTCGGCGACATCAGCGTGGCCCGGCCGAACACGTAA
- the rfbB gene encoding dTDP-glucose 4,6-dehydratase, whose product MNLLVTGAAGFIGSHYVRALLASDAPEAPRITVLDKLTYAGNPDNLELGHPRLDFVQGDIRDAALVDKLMADADQVVHFAAESHVDRSIHTATDFVLTNVVGTQTLLDAALRHGVEPFVHVSTDEVYGSLESGSATEEDPPRPSSPYSASKAAADLLALAHHRTHGLDVRITRCSNNYGPRQFPEKIIPLFVTRLLDGANVPLYGDGRNVRDWLHVEDHCRGVELVRTRGRAGEVYNIGGGTELSNRELTDLLLRACGAGWDRVEYVDDRKGHDLRYSVDWSKARDELGYRPRRDFAASLAETVAWYRDNRAWWERSGRRAAGERA is encoded by the coding sequence ATGAACCTCCTCGTCACCGGCGCCGCCGGGTTCATCGGCTCCCACTACGTCCGCGCGCTGCTCGCCTCCGACGCGCCCGAGGCGCCGCGGATCACCGTGCTGGACAAGCTGACGTACGCCGGAAACCCGGACAACCTCGAACTCGGCCACCCCCGCCTGGACTTCGTGCAGGGCGACATCCGCGACGCCGCACTGGTCGACAAGCTGATGGCCGACGCCGACCAAGTGGTGCACTTCGCCGCGGAATCCCATGTGGACCGCTCCATCCACACCGCCACCGACTTCGTCCTCACCAACGTCGTGGGCACCCAGACGCTCCTCGACGCGGCGCTGCGGCACGGCGTGGAACCGTTCGTGCACGTCTCCACCGACGAGGTGTACGGCTCCCTGGAGTCCGGCTCGGCGACGGAGGAGGACCCGCCGCGGCCCAGCTCCCCCTACTCCGCCTCCAAGGCCGCCGCCGACCTGCTCGCCCTCGCCCACCACCGCACCCACGGCCTGGACGTGCGGATCACCCGCTGCTCCAACAACTACGGTCCCCGCCAGTTCCCCGAGAAGATCATCCCGTTGTTCGTCACCCGCCTCCTCGACGGGGCGAACGTCCCCCTCTACGGCGACGGACGCAACGTCCGCGACTGGCTGCACGTCGAGGACCACTGCCGGGGCGTCGAACTGGTCCGCACCCGGGGCCGGGCGGGCGAGGTCTACAACATCGGGGGCGGCACCGAACTGAGCAACCGGGAGCTGACCGACCTGCTCCTGCGGGCCTGCGGCGCCGGCTGGGACCGCGTGGAGTACGTCGACGACCGCAAAGGCCACGACCTGCGGTACTCGGTCGACTGGAGCAAGGCCCGCGACGAACTGGGCTACCGCCCCCGGCGCGATTTCGCCGCGTCCCTCGCCGAGACCGTCGCCTGGTACCGGGACAACCGCGCCTGGTGGGAGCGGTCCGGGCGGCGTGCCGCGGGGGAGCGGGCGTGA
- a CDS encoding metallophosphoesterase family protein — MRLLLMSDTHLPRRARELPAPLLAGLPRADVVVHAGDWVDTATLDLLESRSRRLVAVYGNNDGPGLRARLPEVAYADIGGLRFGVVHETGPARGREARCAERFPGLDVLVFGHSHIPWDTTAPTGLRLLNPGSPTDRRRQPYCTYMTASVAGGRLVDVVLHRLPPRRT, encoded by the coding sequence GTGCGCCTGCTGCTCATGTCCGACACCCATCTGCCCCGCCGTGCCCGGGAACTGCCCGCCCCGCTCCTGGCCGGACTGCCGCGGGCCGACGTCGTCGTCCACGCCGGGGACTGGGTCGACACCGCCACCCTCGACCTGCTGGAGAGCCGCAGCCGCCGGCTCGTCGCCGTGTACGGCAACAACGACGGACCCGGCCTGCGCGCCCGGCTGCCCGAGGTGGCCTACGCCGACATCGGCGGCCTGCGCTTCGGCGTGGTCCACGAGACCGGCCCGGCCCGGGGCCGGGAGGCCCGCTGCGCCGAGCGCTTCCCCGGCCTGGACGTCCTGGTCTTCGGGCACAGCCACATCCCCTGGGACACCACCGCGCCCACCGGGCTGCGCCTGCTCAACCCCGGTTCGCCGACCGACCGCCGCCGCCAGCCGTACTGCACCTACATGACCGCCTCCGTGGCCGGCGGCCGCCTCGTCGACGTCGTGCTGCACCGGCTGCCGCCCCGGCGGACCTGA